In Pseudodesulfovibrio alkaliphilus, the genomic stretch CCACCATGGTCAGCACGTTCATGATGTGCTCCTGCTCCACCTCGGCCAGGGGCCGGTCCACCCGGCCGGTCATGGGGAGGCAAAATCGCATGGTCTCCGGCAGATCCGTCACCTCGATGGGGTCGTGGTCCACGATGACCAGCAGCCGCTGGATGAGATTCTCCAGCTCGCGCACGTTTCCCGGCCAGGGATGGCGGCGCAGGGCCTGGACCGTTTCATCGCTGATGGACGGGGCCGGGCGCTGCATGGCAGCCGCGAATTTGGCCAGAAAGGTGTTGATGAGCACCAGGATGTCGTCGCCGCGCTCGGAGAGGGTGGGCACATGGATGTCCACCACGTTGATCCTGTAGAAGAGGTCTTCGCGGAACGAGCCTTCGGCAACCAGCCGCTTGAGGTCCTTGTGGGTGGCGGCGAGAATGCGCGTGTCCACGGTGTTGACCCGGCTTGAGCCCACCTTGCAGAATTCCTTGGACTGGATGACCCGCAGCAGCTTGGCCTGCATGTTGGGGCTGGCGTCGCCAATCTCGTCAAGAAAGATGGAGCCCCCGTTGGCGATCTCGAAGAAGCCTGCGCGTCCCTCCTTGGCTCCGGTGAAGGCGCCCTTGACATGGCCGAACAGCTCGCTTTCGAGCAGGCTGTCCGGGATGGCCGTGCAATTGACCGGCACAAAGGGAGCGGCCCGACGGTCACTATTGTAATGGATGGCCCGGGCCACCAGTTCTTTGCCCGTGCCCGATTCTCCGGTGATGAGCACATTGGCGTTGCTGGCCGCCGCCTTGCCGATGCGCCGGAAGACCGAGGCCATCTCGGGCGAATCGCCGACAATGCCGTAATTTCCGCCCTGGTGCCGGGACGCGTTCACGGCCTTGCGCCGTTGAAGCTTGTCTGCGATGCGACCCACGGCAGACAGCAGCTCCTCGGCGGTAAAGGGCTTGGGCAGGTATTCGCCCGCGCCGTCGCGGATGGCCTCCACGGCCCCGGAGATGGACGGGTAGCCGGTGATCATCATGATCTCGGTTTCCGGGTGGTTGTCGCGCACATGGCGGATGAGGTCGAGGCCCGAGGCCTGGGGCATGCGGTAGTCGGTGATGACCAGGTCTATGTCCAGTTCGTCGAGCAGGGCGACCGCCTCGTCCACGCGCAGACGGGTGAATACTTCATAGCCGTGGGGC encodes the following:
- a CDS encoding sigma-54-dependent transcriptional regulator → MSPPIRILAVDDSPSTLEVIKRNLEPHGYEVFTRLRVDEAVALLDELDIDLVITDYRMPQASGLDLIRHVRDNHPETEIMMITGYPSISGAVEAIRDGAGEYLPKPFTAEELLSAVGRIADKLQRRKAVNASRHQGGNYGIVGDSPEMASVFRRIGKAAASNANVLITGESGTGKELVARAIHYNSDRRAAPFVPVNCTAIPDSLLESELFGHVKGAFTGAKEGRAGFFEIANGGSIFLDEIGDASPNMQAKLLRVIQSKEFCKVGSSRVNTVDTRILAATHKDLKRLVAEGSFREDLFYRINVVDIHVPTLSERGDDILVLINTFLAKFAAAMQRPAPSISDETVQALRRHPWPGNVRELENLIQRLLVIVDHDPIEVTDLPETMRFCLPMTGRVDRPLAEVEQEHIMNVLTMVGNNKSHAADILGINRKTLREKLKKMGKE